Sequence from the Amaranthus tricolor cultivar Red isolate AtriRed21 chromosome 1, ASM2621246v1, whole genome shotgun sequence genome:
tttttctttttaaaccaAAATCAGTCGGGCTCGTGTTAAATGAGTTCTAGAGTATAAGTATCACAGTGTTCTATGATCGAACAGATCCAAAATATCCAATTAAGTGAAAAAAATCTAATAACCATAGTCAAAATAAGAGCAAATACAGCTATCAACGCTCTTATCAAACTCTATTGCAATAATTCAATTCCCTAATTTCAAAATGTACAATATTTCATGAAATCATTTCACCAAATAAATTCCCAACTCCTCAATATGCAACCTAAATTGGATACAAagattcttgtatgagacaatctcaccgtgagacgcgCTTTATACATGGATTAAATAATCCATCGGCATATGGAGTTTGTGTTTTGAGattgtctcaccgtgagacgatcTCTCACCAAAAAAAGCTCAATTGGATATTTCAATCATTGTACTTCATATCACATAACATGAATTTGCACCCAAAAAAAATCTCATCACATGAACAAAAACTGAAAAAGCTAAACATTTAACTTCAAGCTACTATATTTGCCAATGATAGTCTCCAAGAATCATACCTCTTCAGTAATcacttcctcttcctcttcctcttcctcatcaTCTCCACCATCATCGTCCTCGTCCTTCTCGTGCTCGATTTCTGGCTCTCGATTCTCCAAGTGATCAAGCGCCGCCTTCGCCTTATTATAGTTAATCACAACCCTCTTACTCTTCCAATGTAATTTCTGACGAACCCCAAAATCCTCCAATGTTGCTTCCTCCATTTTCTTCCTCGACTCCACTTTATCTTTCTCTCTTCTCGCCCGTTCCTTAGCTGGGTCTTCCCTTCCAATCCCAGCCCTAGAACGCCGAATCTGAAGCCCAATAGGCTCCTCTCGGCCCACGGAGCCTTCCTTACCCAACCCTTTTCCTGGGGTATACCCCATTTGCTTCAACAATTTAAACCCAATATTGGATTGGGGGATTGCTGATTGTAAATTTTCTAGGGTTTTCTCATCTTCTAGTTGTTGCTTCCTCTCTTTTTCGATCCTTTTCTGTTCCTGCCAGTTGTGGAATTTGGGTTTCTTCTTTAGAGATTGTTCAGAAGAATATTGAGTAGTTTTTGGGGGAAGTTTTTTGGGTTTTGAGAGTTGAGAGGGTTCTGAAGGAAGAAACTTGGAAAGGTCTCCCAAgtaatcttcatcttcatcttcaaattcttctgattcttgttgtttttgtttgtcaTGGATTGATTTTGCTTCCGCCATTGTTATTGAGAAGGATGAACTTTGTTGAAGGTTGAATTGGACTTGAATATAGTGACAGTATAAAGATGAATCGCCGGTGGTAGAGTTTCATCAAGGTGACTACATCAAATAGGGagaaaaattgaacaaaataattgtttttttaaaatttccaaaataagtttAGGAAAATTTAAAGTTTCAATATAAATGTCTCTATGTCCGAGCCTAAAGTCAATATTTGTCGAATAAAAGGGAAACAATGTCATAACatataaaatttacaaaaaatattacttgtcTTTCGTTGTTGATAAGATCGAACTAGCATTCATATGTTTTTTCCGTCCCCTTAAACTTTATGATGTATCTTTTTTTGTTCGCTACAACGAACAAAGTAAAGAAATTTCTAGAGCAAACAAACCCTGACCTTAAGCTCGAACATAAAGACGTTCTTTTTGGGAATTAAAATTTTCGattcttattttggaaatttatttaaaaaaactttattctattcaaaatttcaaatagtgaTGTAGGATTTCTTTGATAAAAAGATatgcattaaaatttttttaacctttttcctacaataatacatactagTAAGCATACGGATTTTACACAACCACGTGAGCCACCACTCTCTCCCCTTTCAAGAAAACCGCCCTCACAACCACCTTCCAACCTTCTCTCCCTTGCCGTACCTTTCCCACGACCTTGCCTTGCCACGTCTTGTCCTTACTCTTCGCTCTCTGTCACAAATGAACAACACCTCGTTTGTTTAGTGGTCGTCGAATGAGTTTTATTGGTTACAATGGTGACGCAAGTAGCATTATTTAGGATGGTGATGGGTTGTGGTGGCATGGGTGTTGACTTTTGAAGGTGTCAAGGGTTGTGCAAGGGTGAGGTGGTTAGGCATATTGGTGGTGGGTGTTGATGAAGGCGGTGGTGATATTGGGGCATAGGGAATGTCGAGGGATTGAAAGGGTTAAGAAAAAATTGAACTCAAAAACTTTCTTGAGGAGTGTAGTATTTGCTTCAACTAAGACGATCTAATGAATAGATATCAATAGGATTTAttttcatagaaaaaaaataagataaaataagtGCAACAGtattgaaaacgatcgccaattacttacgatgttaagaacaaacaacaatgagcaaaattaagtttgacaaagtaacaaacaaggacacaaagatttaaggaggttcacccaatgatggctacgtcctccgtggtgtgtagtttatgtttatattatatcaaatgaatacaaacaatacttcaatatgaagaattacaattgagatagagataacaacaataggctatgtgtttggcttaagggttgtgtttgatgtgttttgcatacatgaagtgtgggtatgagagccctatttatagtgctaggtacttgaagatgaatggctcacataaatacatagttaatttagggtaatgaatactatgaaataactctaagaacttgaaaaggcattatctcaagagtcacacacatgagactcttcaccttaatcttcattaacaccaataattcccatgaatactcttcaccttattacacccttttggattccacaactcaagagtcacacacatgaattcaaccctttaatgtgcactcaagtcacacattagtatagtatcatttataatcacattagtatactaccattcataacaatctccaccttgacttgagttcacccaagtcacaatattcatcaatccacttcatattcaaaaaacatacacacctcaaaatgcccaagagggcattatctcaagcaaggagctaaacctaccaagtcaacacataactcaaacttggtagtaggtaatgactttgtcatcatgtcggccggattttccgtagtgtcaattttcttcaataacacccttttgtgctcaacttcatcccggataaagttatacttaatgTCAATatgcttggaccttctatgaaatgtattttgatttctagccaaatgtattgcactttgactatcacaatgcacacttacctcacacaccttattgcacatttcaccaacaagacctttaagccattttgcttccttgaatgactcggccacggctatgtactccgcttcggttgtagaaagagcaaccacatcttgcaaagatgattgccaactaatcgccgaaccacTCAAAGGAAACACGAACCCatttgtggactttctattatctagatcaccaccataatccgagtcacaaaacccggttagctcacttgaatttttcccatacatgagacaaacatttgaagtatctttcaaatacctcaatagccattttagtgcctcccaatgtcccttacccggattagacatatatctactcaccaaactcaccgcatgagcaatgtcgggcctagagcataccatagcatacataacgctaccaacggcactagtgtatggaattcttaccatttgctcttcttcctcttttgtttgtggacacaaattcttggacaattttaaatgagaagcaagaggagtagacacacctttagcatcatccatggagaaacgttgaacaactttctcaatgtacttcctttgactaaggtataagacacccttagcccgatctctcaaaatctccatcccaagaatcttcttggcttcaccaagatctttcatatcaaattcacttgaaagcaactctttcaagtcctccaccttaagcaaagagctacatgctactagcatatcatcaacatataagagcaaatatagtaaagaaccatcttcaaatttcttaagataaacacagctatcataagaacttctaacaaaatcatgtgaaatcataaaggaatcaaaccttttgtaccattgccttggagattgcttcaacccatacaatgacctcttcaatctacacacatgattctccttaccggctacctcaaaaccttccggttgcttcataaagatttcttcttcaagctcaccgtgaagaaaagccgtctttacatccaattgatgtaactccaaatcctccatcgccaccaaagcaagcaatgccctaatagaagagtgtttcacgaccggagagaaaac
This genomic interval carries:
- the LOC130815624 gene encoding uncharacterized protein LOC130815624, translated to MAEAKSIHDKQKQQESEEFEDEDEDYLGDLSKFLPSEPSQLSKPKKLPPKTTQYSSEQSLKKKPKFHNWQEQKRIEKERKQQLEDEKTLENLQSAIPQSNIGFKLLKQMGYTPGKGLGKEGSVGREEPIGLQIRRSRAGIGREDPAKERARREKDKVESRKKMEEATLEDFGVRQKLHWKSKRVVINYNKAKAALDHLENREPEIEHEKDEDDDGGDDEEEEEEEEVITEEDLLELLVKLREEHYYCLFCGCQYESAEALASNCPGLNEDYH